Proteins encoded together in one Armatimonadota bacterium window:
- a CDS encoding P-loop NTPase: MKIAVAGKGGVGKTTLTAALAHAFARQGRAVMAVDADPNNCLGPALGFPDELVAAITPICEMRELLCERAGTSQGGGFFAINPEVDDLIERFSVRHDGIRLLVMGTITSGGSGCACPESSVLRALTREIVTGEESVLLLDMEAGLEHLGRGTSRYMDALLIVVEPTQASTRTAERIAALARDLGLERLFVVANKVRATQDAAFIRDRLSLPLIGHLPLVEGLGWVGRAEPSPEFLAAVDSIKARLETELAASDAQPRD, from the coding sequence ATGAAGATCGCCGTCGCCGGTAAAGGTGGGGTGGGCAAGACGACGCTGACCGCGGCGCTGGCCCACGCCTTCGCGCGCCAGGGGCGCGCGGTCATGGCGGTGGACGCCGACCCCAATAACTGCCTGGGGCCGGCGCTGGGGTTCCCGGACGAACTCGTCGCCGCCATTACCCCTATTTGCGAGATGCGGGAGCTGCTGTGCGAGCGCGCCGGCACCTCCCAGGGCGGCGGGTTCTTCGCCATCAATCCCGAGGTGGACGACCTCATCGAGCGCTTCAGCGTGCGCCACGACGGCATCCGCCTGCTGGTGATGGGGACCATCACCAGCGGCGGGTCGGGGTGCGCCTGCCCCGAAAGCTCGGTGCTGCGCGCGCTGACGCGGGAGATCGTCACCGGCGAGGAGTCGGTGCTGCTGCTCGACATGGAGGCGGGGCTGGAGCACCTGGGTCGCGGCACCTCGCGCTACATGGACGCCCTGCTCATCGTCGTCGAGCCGACCCAGGCGAGCACGCGCACGGCGGAGCGCATCGCCGCCCTCGCGCGCGACCTGGGCCTGGAGCGGCTGTTTGTTGTCGCCAACAAGGTGCGCGCCACCCAGGACGCCGCCTTCATCCGCGACCGGCTATCATTGCCCCTGATCGGCCATCTGCCGTTGGTCGAGGGCCTGGGGTGGGTGGGTCGCGCCGAGCCGTCCCCGGAGTTTCTCGCCGCCGTGGATAGTATCAAGGCGCGGCTGGAGACCGAACTGGCCGCATCTGACGCCCAGCCGAGGGATTGA
- a CDS encoding type II toxin-antitoxin system HicB family antitoxin produces MQYSVILSPEPESGFTITMPAFPDYVGFADTEDEAVALAREGVAFEIERLRERGQPPPTEPAASKVLVIAA; encoded by the coding sequence GTGCAATACAGCGTTATTCTGAGTCCTGAACCGGAGAGTGGTTTCACCATCACCATGCCGGCGTTTCCCGACTACGTAGGCTTCGCTGATACCGAGGACGAGGCCGTTGCCCTCGCGCGCGAAGGCGTAGCGTTTGAGATTGAACGTCTGCGCGAACGCGGCCAGCCGCCTCCGACCGAACCGGCGGCGTCCAAGGTCCTGGTGATCGCCGCGTGA